CGTCGGACCTTCCCTCGGGCTCGATTCGATCAACAAGGGCATGCTTTCGGTCGCCGTTGGGGGCATTCTGGTGATACTGGCCATGGTTCTCTACTATAAGCTCGCGGGAGTGGTCGCCAATGTGGCCCTCATCCTGAACGTGGTCTTCATCATGGCCATACTCTCCATGTTCCAGGCCACCCTGACCCTCCCCGGCATTGCCGGCATCGTACTCACCGTGGGGATGGCCGTCGACGCCAACGTACTCATTTTCGAACGCATCCGAGAGGAATTACGTTTGGGAAAGACCGCCCGGGCCGCTCTGGAGGCCGGCTACAGCAAGGCTTTTCTCACCATCATCGACGCCAATATCACAACCCTCATCGCCGCCCTGGTCCTTTTCCAGTTCGGCACCGGGCCGGTCAAGGGGTTTGCGGTGACGCTTTCCATCGGAATTATGGCCTCTCTTTTCACCGCGATTTTCGTCTCCCGGGTGATTTTCGACTTTTTCCTGGTCCGGTTCCAGGCCAAACGGCTGAGTATATAAGGAGAAGCGCATGCAGTTGATCAAACCTGACATCAACCTTGACTTTATCGGCAAGCGCAAAATGGCCGTCATCTTTTCGGCGGTTCTTATCCTGGTCGGCCTTTTCTCCCTTCTGGCAAAAGGAGGACCGGAATACGGCATCGATTTCGCCGGCGGCACCCTCGTCCAGATCCAGTTCGAGGAGCCGACCGGGGCCGCGGACATCAAGGCGGCTTTGAAAGATCTCGACCTGAAGGGGATGGTCGTTCAACAGTTCGGCGATGAGGCCAACGAATTTCTCATCCGTGCCCAGGAGGTCGGCGGAGGCTTGACGAGCCTGTCTCGAGACATTCTTTCGGCGCTGGAGGCTAGCTACGGCGCCGGCAAGGTGGAGGTTCGCCGGAGCGAAATGGTCGGGCCTCAGGTCGGAAAGGACCTGCGCCAGAAGGGTCTGCTGGCGGTCCTCTACGCCATGATCGGCATCCTCATCTACATCACTTGGCGATTCGAATTCCGGTTCGCCGTGGGGGCGGTCATCGCCCTGGTTCACGATGTCCTGATCACTCTCGGCGTTTTCTCTCTCTTCGGCAAAGAGATCGATCTGCCCATCATAGCCGCATTTCTTGCCATCATAGGCTATTCTCTCAACGACACCATCATCGTCTACGACCGCATCCGCGAGAACATGGGAAAACACGGACGAGAAGGCTTTTCCGCCGTGGTCAATCGCAGCATCAATGAGACACTCTCCCGTACCATCCTGACCTCGGGAACCACCTTGCTGGTGGTTCTGGCGCTCTTCGTCTTAGGTGGCGGTGTAATCCACAATTTCGCCTTCGCTCTTCTGGTCGGTGTGATCGTCGGGACCTACTCTTCCATCTTCGTGGCCAGTCCGCTGCTGATTTTCTGGGAGGAACACAAATCCGGAAAATCGCAGGTGAAAGGAAGCGTGTGATGAAAAAAGAAACAGTCCTGTTGATAGCGATAACCCTGATCGTAGGCCTTTTGATCGGAATTCTCGTCAGCAAGGGCGGAAAGAAGATGGTGTCGCCTCCTTCCGGCACTCCCGCACCGGCACCGGCGGTCAATTATCAGCAGAACATCAAGATGCTGGAGGGGATAGTCGCCAGTGACCCGGCCAACCGGAATGCCTGGGTGGAACTGGGACACAACTACTTCGATTCGGACCAGCCGGTAAAAGCCGTGGAGGCTTACAATAAGGCGCTGGAACTCGATCCGAACGACCCCAACGTTCTGACCGACCAGGGAGTCATGTTCCGTCGCCTCGGATGGTTCGATCGCGCCGTGGAAAACTTCACCCGGGCTTATGAACTCGATCCCAGCCATCGCCAGAGCCTCTACAATCTGGGGATCGTCTATCGCTACGATTTGCAGGATTTCGAAAAGGCCAGGGAAGCATGGGCCAAATACCTGGTTCTCAGTCCGTCGGGCCCCGGCTCCGACCAGGTGCGCGCCGAGATGGAGTTTCTCCAAACCCAGACTCGGCCAGAATCCAGGTAATCCTCTGATGCGGGCCGGGGTTGTCCCCGGCCCGGCTTCTTTTTTATCCCGTTGCGGGCATGGATGATGCCTTCCGCAAAGACTCAGAGGATGAGAGAGAAAAAAATCATGGAGCCCGTAAACCATCACCTCTGGGTGCAGCGGAAGAACGAGTTCGATTCCATCGACTTCGATTCGCTCGGCAAGGAACTCGGGATTTCCCCGCTGACCGCGCGCATCCTTTTCTGCCGCGGCATCAGCACCGCCCAGGAGGGTCGGAATTTTCTGGAAGGCCGTCTGGCCGCCTTGCCCGACCCTTTTCTCATGGCCGGGATGGAACGGGCGGTCGAGCGTCTGGCAGGGGCCATCGAGAGGGGTGAACGGGTCGCCGTTCATGGGGACTACGATGTGGACGGAATCACCGGCACCACCCTGCTGGTGGAAACCCTGCGAGCCTTGGGGGGGATCGCCGAATACCATATCCCCCTGCGCCTCAAAGACGGCTACGGACTGTCCGCCGAGGCCCTGAAAGAGGCCGCAGCCGGCGGCGCCGGAGTCGTTCTCTCCGTCGATTGCGGCGTCTCCGCCGTTGGAGAAGCCAAGCTGGCCGCAGAGCTCGGCCTGGATCTGATCATCACGGACCACCATCAGCCCCCCGATACCCTCCCTGCCGCCTATGCCATCATCAATCCGCACCTCCCGGGGTGCCGGTTCCCTTTCAAGGGGCTTGCCGGGGTGGGCGTGGCATTTTTCCTTCTGGTGGCTCTTCGCCAGAAACTTCGGGGCCGAGGGGCCTTCAAAAATCGTCCGGAACCGGACCTGCGCCTATCGCTGGATCTCGTGGCCCTGGGAACCATTGCGGACATTGTTCCCCTGCAAGGGGTCAATCGTCTTCTGACCCGGATTGGCCTTGTCTCCATGGGCAGGGGCGTTCGTCCGGGAATCAGGGCGCTGAGGGAGATTGCCGCGGTGAAGGAGGTGACGTGCGGGGCGGTCGGCTTTCGACTCGCTCCCAGGCTCAATGCCGCCGGTCGCCTGGAAGATGCAGCTCTGGGGGTGCATCTGCTGCTGGAGAGCGACTATGAAGCGGCTCTGGAAACCGCCCGTCTGCTGGACGGCTTTAACCGGCAGCGGCAGAAGATTGAACAGGAAACCCTTCGTCAGGCTATCGAAAGGCTGGAGCAGGGGGGGGAGGGGGGCGAGTGCTCCATTGTTCTGGCCGACGAGCGCTGGCATCCGGGAGTGATCGGCATCGTGGCCAGTCGGCTGGTGGAGCGCTATCACCGCCCCGTTGTCCTTATTGCCCTGGAGGGCGGACAGGGAAAGGGGTCCGCCCGTTCCATAGCCGGTTTTCATCTCTACAAGGCCCTGGGGAATTGCCGGGAGCACCTTGCAGGGTTCGGGGGACACGAATTCGCCGCCGGACTCACCATCGCGGCCGACCGGGTGGAAAGTTTCGGCGCCGCCTTCGATCGCGTCGCCCGGACTCTTCTGTCCGGCGATGCTCTTCTGCCTCGGCGTACCTATGATGGAGAACTTCTGCTGGAAGAACTGGGACTGGATACGGTGCGGGAACTTGCCGATCTGGCTCCGTTCGGCGCCGGCAACCCGGAACCGGTTTTTATTGCCTCCGGAATCAGGGTGCAGCAGCTGCGTCTTGTCGGTGAGGATCACTTGCGCTTTATCGCCCGCCAGGGAGGATACACCATCCCCTGCATTGCCTTCGGCACGGCGGCCAGGCAGCAGGAGCTGCAGGGGGAAATCGATCTTCTTTTCAGTCCCGCGATCAATTCCTGGCGAGGAGCGGATTCGGTTCAACTCCGAATCAGGGACTTCCGTCCGAGTCAGTCAGCTCTGAAAACCACTTTGGGGGACTTCTCTTCCTTCGGCGAGTCCGATTCTTCCGCCCCGGCATAGTGTCCCGATTGGTTAATATCGTCCATTAATTCTGGTCCTTTTGGCCGCTTGCTGCGTTGCGTCTCCTCAGCTTAGCTCAGGCTAGGCCTGCGTCGACACGCCTTGCCAGCAACCAAAATGCCTCAGAATTATCTGAATGGACTAACCAAACCGGACACTAGGCACCGATCTCCTTCACGCTCGGCTGCAAAATCCCCGCTTCTTCCGCCAGTTTTTCCCAGGCCGGCAGGCTGCGCCGTATAACGGCTTCATCTACGCAGTAGGCGATGCGGAAGTACCCCGGCGCGCCGAAGCCCGTTCCGGGAACCAGCAGGATGTTGTGCTTCTGGGCCAGGCGGACGAACTCGACGTCGTCCGCAAAAGGCGATCGGGGGAAGAGATAGAAGGCTCCATCCGGCTTTACCATCCGGAAGCCCAGGGCGGTCAGGTTATCGTAAAGGAGATCGCGTTTCTGCCGGTATTCCTCGATATCGACGCTCTCTCTCTGCAGTCTGGCCACCAGGCGCTGCATCAGGGCAGGAGCGTTGACGAAGCCGAGCACCCGGTTGCAGAAGACGGCGCCTTCCATGAACCGGCCGACATTGTCCATGGCCGGGTTGGCCGCCAGGTAGCCGATCCGGGCTCCTGGAAGGGCGAGATCCTTGGAGTGGGAGTTGACGACCACCGAATTTTTCACGCAGGAGAAGATGCCGGGCACTTTCCGGTCGTCATAGGCGATTCGGGCAT
The window above is part of the Desulfuromonas sp. TF genome. Proteins encoded here:
- the secF gene encoding protein translocase subunit SecF, whose protein sequence is MQLIKPDINLDFIGKRKMAVIFSAVLILVGLFSLLAKGGPEYGIDFAGGTLVQIQFEEPTGAADIKAALKDLDLKGMVVQQFGDEANEFLIRAQEVGGGLTSLSRDILSALEASYGAGKVEVRRSEMVGPQVGKDLRQKGLLAVLYAMIGILIYITWRFEFRFAVGAVIALVHDVLITLGVFSLFGKEIDLPIIAAFLAIIGYSLNDTIIVYDRIRENMGKHGREGFSAVVNRSINETLSRTILTSGTTLLVVLALFVLGGGVIHNFAFALLVGVIVGTYSSIFVASPLLIFWEEHKSGKSQVKGSV
- a CDS encoding tetratricopeptide repeat protein, with protein sequence MKKETVLLIAITLIVGLLIGILVSKGGKKMVSPPSGTPAPAPAVNYQQNIKMLEGIVASDPANRNAWVELGHNYFDSDQPVKAVEAYNKALELDPNDPNVLTDQGVMFRRLGWFDRAVENFTRAYELDPSHRQSLYNLGIVYRYDLQDFEKAREAWAKYLVLSPSGPGSDQVRAEMEFLQTQTRPESR
- the recJ gene encoding single-stranded-DNA-specific exonuclease RecJ, yielding MREKKIMEPVNHHLWVQRKNEFDSIDFDSLGKELGISPLTARILFCRGISTAQEGRNFLEGRLAALPDPFLMAGMERAVERLAGAIERGERVAVHGDYDVDGITGTTLLVETLRALGGIAEYHIPLRLKDGYGLSAEALKEAAAGGAGVVLSVDCGVSAVGEAKLAAELGLDLIITDHHQPPDTLPAAYAIINPHLPGCRFPFKGLAGVGVAFFLLVALRQKLRGRGAFKNRPEPDLRLSLDLVALGTIADIVPLQGVNRLLTRIGLVSMGRGVRPGIRALREIAAVKEVTCGAVGFRLAPRLNAAGRLEDAALGVHLLLESDYEAALETARLLDGFNRQRQKIEQETLRQAIERLEQGGEGGECSIVLADERWHPGVIGIVASRLVERYHRPVVLIALEGGQGKGSARSIAGFHLYKALGNCREHLAGFGGHEFAAGLTIAADRVESFGAAFDRVARTLLSGDALLPRRTYDGELLLEELGLDTVRELADLAPFGAGNPEPVFIASGIRVQQLRLVGEDHLRFIARQGGYTIPCIAFGTAARQQELQGEIDLLFSPAINSWRGADSVQLRIRDFRPSQSALKTTLGDFSSFGESDSSAPA